In Chryseobacterium wanjuense, the genomic stretch GGCAGGTGGCTTTACTGTCTTCCAGCAAAACTTTTCCTTTGTTATCTTCTATTACAATTTTATCGTAAAATCCGGTCCATTCCGTTACTACAGCCTGACAAGGGTTATTGTTCATTTTGGCGCAATTTCCGAAGGTATTCTTCTCAAAAGTTTTCCCTATGTCTTTATGGGTTGCCGTCAACTTCTTTTTTCCTTCTTTATCATTGATATAGCGTTTGGTTTGGGTTTTCACCATTAATTTATCCGGCACTGTTCCAAATTTGCACTTACAGGTTGCACCCTGACATACTAAATGTTTTTCGCTCATCTTATTTTGTGTTTGCTGGGTTGAGTTCAAAAATTATTTGTCTTTCATTTTTTTCATCATCACTGATTAAAACTACGTCTGCATTGATTGAAAAAACAGAGCCGTCTTCTTTATTAAATTGATACACCAGTTCTGCTTTTCCCGAGCATTTTTGCTCATCAGATGCTGTAGTTTTTCTGTTATTTATCATTTGAATAAAACTTCGTGAATCCGTACATTCTCCTGAAATCTGCATCATCCATTTTCCGTTTTCCGAAAGTTTAAATTCTTTCATTGTAACGCCGAATTTCACTTTGTTTTTAAAGGGAAAAACCGGCAGGTACAAATCAAAATCCGTGTTTTTTTCTTTGATATAATCTTTAAAAGGCAAAAAATAAAGACGATAAAAAAAGCTGTTCAGAATTCTGTTTTGTATTCTGTTTTTTGATGCTAATTCATTTTCTATAGTTTTAATAATTTCCTGTGCTCCTTTTCCACTATAATATTGTAGAAATTCATTTTTAATAAAATGCCATCGGGTACGTATCTCATCTTGATTAGTGATCTGTTTTAAATTACCGTTCTCCAGCGTTTCCAGCTTCAGCGGAAAAAACATATTTCCTGTTTTCACTGAAATTTCTTCAACCAGAAAATCCGGGGATTGACCATTGATCAACATATTTTTCCTGTTTATGGAATATCTGAAAGCATCAAACCGTTCCACTTCAGCTACAAAGCTGAGGCGCGTTTTATCTTCACCATTTTCATAAATAGTTTGCATCACCTCATATTCTTTTCGGAAAGGTTTCTTTTCCAAAATAGTATTCCGACTTATTCTTTCATTAAAAGTTTCATTCATCTTAAAAAACTTTTTTACTCCTGACTTATCATTCCGGGTTCTTCCTCAGTTTTATTATTTCGCTTTTTTTCCGTTTCCTGATTGAATTCAAAATCCGGAGCTCTATCTGTAATTTTTTTAGATCCTTGCATCACCTCCGTTGTCCTCATACAGAAGATCACACTGTTTTCTTCGATTCCGTTCATATAAAGGGTGAGATCGGGATCGATATATTTGGTGCTTTCATACCATTTTGGCTGTAAGAAAAATACCCAGCTGAACAGTCCGTTTTCATCCTCCGTCTGGATCTGATTTTCGGTATGCCGCTCATTGTAATCCATGATAAAACTGTAAAATAATCGTCCGAAATCTATTCTCGTAGGACCTTTTGCTCTGTATATGCTGTATTTTGAAGCATCTTTATCCTTATCCATCAAAAATGTAAAAACCACAAGATCCCTCATTTCTTCATCATCCACGCCAGCCAATTCACGGTAATTCTCCGGAAATTGCCATGTTTTATAAATTTTGGGTGGAATCTGCATTGCCCTATTGAAAGTATCATTCAAAAATGTCGGAATAAAGAAAATCATGAAGTGTCCCAACATCAGATACACCAGGTCCGGCCCATTTAAAAAACTGTAAATCAAAGAAAACGGAATGACGGCATACATCACAGAAACTAAAGCAAAAAGATATTCCGTTCCAATTTTTTTGGAATCAAACTTATTGAAAACGCTTCTGTACAAACTGCAATGAACAATTCCCAAAACCAATGAGCTGATCTGGTAAAAAATAAATTCATACAAATTATCATCCGAGAAAAGCCTGTTGTACCCAAGCAGGGCAGCTATGGCATAGACAAAGGCAAAAGCGAAAACGTATGTATAAAATTTGCTTTTATATTTTTTCTTAAAATCAGGAGCTTTCTGACTAAAAAGCATCGTAAGGATCACGCAAAGCGCGAGAACAATAAAAATCATCACCAGAAGCTTCGGATCCAGAAGGTTTATAAAATATTTTTTAAATCTCATTTGTGCTGTGTATTTGTGTTTTTTAAATTCTTGTATTATAGCCTAA encodes the following:
- a CDS encoding TssN family type VI secretion system protein, with translation MRFKKYFINLLDPKLLVMIFIVLALCVILTMLFSQKAPDFKKKYKSKFYTYVFAFAFVYAIAALLGYNRLFSDDNLYEFIFYQISSLVLGIVHCSLYRSVFNKFDSKKIGTEYLFALVSVMYAVIPFSLIYSFLNGPDLVYLMLGHFMIFFIPTFLNDTFNRAMQIPPKIYKTWQFPENYRELAGVDDEEMRDLVVFTFLMDKDKDASKYSIYRAKGPTRIDFGRLFYSFIMDYNERHTENQIQTEDENGLFSWVFFLQPKWYESTKYIDPDLTLYMNGIEENSVIFCMRTTEVMQGSKKITDRAPDFEFNQETEKKRNNKTEEEPGMISQE
- a CDS encoding DUF4280 domain-containing protein: MSEKHLVCQGATCKCKFGTVPDKLMVKTQTKRYINDKEGKKKLTATHKDIGKTFEKNTFGNCAKMNNNPCQAVVTEWTGFYDKIVIEDNKGKVLLEDSKATCPIGGKDCIDIINHGQKSEVTTGNFKNANPEVLVEACPFIDFTEVSDNMEMEEEKADYI